A region of Bradyrhizobium sp. SZCCHNS1050 DNA encodes the following proteins:
- a CDS encoding aerobic carbon-monoxide dehydrogenase large subunit, with translation MNDLTPTREQREAALEGMGCRRKRVEDIRFTQGKGNYVDDVKLPGMLHGDFVRSPHAHARVKAIHTEEALKVPGVLAVITAETLKTVNLAWMPTLAGDVQMVLADGKVLFQNQEVAFVVATDRYAADDGVSKVVVEYEPLPVLVDPFKAMDPDAPVLREDLAGKTTGAHGPRKHHNHIFEWSVGDKELTDAAFKKADVTIKEMISYHRTHPSPLETCQCVCSFDKIKGELTIWGTFQAPHVIRTVVSLIAKIPEQKIHVIAPDIGGGFGNKVGAYPGYICAAVASIVTGKPVKWVEDRIENLTATAFARDYHMTTEIAATKDGKVTGLRVHVLADHGGFDACADPSKWPAGFFNIVTGSYDFPVAHLSVDGVYTNKAPGGVAYRCSFRVTEAAYCIERGMDILAQKLGMDPAELRLKNFVKPEQFPYHSALGWEYDSGDYHTAMRKMMESVDYAGLRKEQAEKRAAFQRGETREIMGIGVSFFTEIVGAGPSKNCDILGIAMFDSCEIRLHPTGAGIARMGTKSQGQGHETTWAQIIASEIGIPADNIMVEEGNTDTAPYGLGTYGSRSTPVAGAAIAMAARKIKAKAQMIAAYKLEVHEDDLEWDIDGFRVKGLPEKVMSMKDICWAAYNSVPPGMEPGLEAVSYYDPPNMTYPFGAYLCVMDIDVDTGVYKVRRFYALDDCGTRINPMIIEGQIHGGLTEAFAIAMGQEIRYDAEGNVVTGSFMDFFMPTAVETPHWETDFTVTPSPHHPIGAKGVGESPNVGGVPAFSNAVNDAFSFLGATHIQMPHDFWRNWQAAKNLGVVA, from the coding sequence ATGAACGACCTGACTCCCACGCGGGAACAACGCGAAGCCGCGCTCGAAGGCATGGGCTGCCGGCGCAAGCGCGTCGAGGACATCCGCTTTACCCAGGGCAAGGGCAACTACGTCGACGACGTCAAGCTGCCGGGCATGCTGCACGGCGACTTCGTGCGCTCGCCGCATGCGCATGCGCGGGTGAAGGCGATCCACACCGAGGAGGCGCTGAAAGTGCCCGGCGTGCTCGCGGTCATCACCGCCGAGACGCTGAAGACCGTCAACCTCGCCTGGATGCCGACCTTGGCCGGCGACGTGCAGATGGTGCTCGCCGACGGCAAGGTGCTGTTCCAGAACCAGGAGGTCGCCTTCGTCGTCGCGACCGACCGCTATGCCGCCGATGACGGCGTCTCCAAGGTGGTGGTCGAATACGAGCCGCTGCCGGTGCTGGTCGATCCGTTCAAGGCGATGGACCCGGACGCCCCCGTTCTGCGCGAGGATCTCGCCGGCAAGACCACAGGCGCACACGGCCCGCGCAAGCATCACAACCACATCTTCGAATGGAGTGTCGGTGACAAGGAACTCACCGACGCCGCGTTCAAGAAGGCCGACGTCACCATCAAGGAGATGATCTCGTATCACCGCACCCATCCGTCGCCGCTCGAGACCTGCCAGTGCGTCTGCTCGTTCGACAAGATCAAGGGCGAGCTGACGATCTGGGGCACCTTCCAGGCGCCGCATGTGATCCGCACCGTGGTGTCGCTGATCGCCAAGATCCCCGAGCAGAAGATCCACGTCATCGCGCCGGACATCGGCGGCGGCTTCGGCAACAAGGTCGGCGCCTATCCCGGCTATATCTGCGCCGCGGTGGCCTCGATCGTCACCGGCAAGCCGGTGAAATGGGTCGAGGACCGCATCGAGAATCTGACCGCCACGGCGTTCGCGCGCGACTATCACATGACCACCGAGATCGCGGCGACCAAGGACGGCAAGGTCACCGGCCTGCGCGTCCACGTGCTCGCCGACCACGGCGGCTTCGACGCCTGCGCCGACCCGTCGAAATGGCCGGCCGGCTTCTTCAACATCGTCACCGGCTCCTATGACTTCCCGGTCGCGCATCTCAGCGTCGACGGCGTCTACACCAACAAGGCGCCGGGCGGCGTTGCCTATCGCTGCTCGTTCCGCGTCACCGAGGCGGCCTATTGCATCGAGCGCGGCATGGACATTCTCGCGCAGAAGCTCGGTATGGACCCGGCGGAGCTGCGCCTGAAGAATTTCGTCAAGCCGGAGCAGTTTCCCTATCACTCGGCGCTGGGCTGGGAGTACGATTCCGGCGACTACCACACCGCCATGCGCAAGATGATGGAGAGCGTGGACTACGCCGGTCTCCGCAAGGAGCAGGCCGAGAAGCGCGCCGCCTTCCAGCGCGGCGAGACCCGCGAGATCATGGGCATCGGCGTCTCCTTCTTCACCGAGATCGTCGGCGCCGGTCCGTCGAAGAACTGCGACATCCTGGGGATCGCGATGTTCGATTCCTGCGAGATCCGGCTGCACCCGACCGGCGCCGGCATCGCGCGGATGGGCACCAAGAGCCAGGGCCAGGGGCACGAGACCACCTGGGCCCAGATCATCGCCAGCGAGATCGGCATTCCCGCCGACAACATCATGGTCGAGGAGGGCAACACCGACACCGCGCCTTATGGCTTGGGCACCTACGGCTCGCGCTCGACGCCGGTGGCCGGCGCGGCCATCGCGATGGCCGCGCGCAAGATCAAGGCCAAGGCGCAGATGATCGCGGCCTACAAGCTCGAGGTCCATGAGGACGATCTCGAATGGGACATCGACGGCTTCCGGGTCAAGGGTCTGCCCGAGAAGGTGATGTCGATGAAGGACATCTGCTGGGCGGCCTACAACTCGGTGCCGCCCGGCATGGAGCCGGGGCTGGAGGCGGTGAGCTACTACGATCCGCCCAACATGACCTATCCGTTCGGCGCCTATCTCTGCGTGATGGACATCGATGTGGATACGGGCGTGTACAAGGTCCGACGCTTCTATGCGCTGGATGATTGCGGCACCCGCATCAACCCGATGATCATCGAGGGCCAGATCCATGGCGGCCTCACCGAAGCCTTCGCCATCGCGATGGGCCAGGAGATCCGCTACGACGCCGAGGGCAATGTCGTCACCGGCTCGTTCATGGACTTCTTCATGCCGACCGCGGTGGAGACGCCGCATTGGGAGACCGACTTCACGGTGACGCCTTCGCCGCACCATCCGATCGGCGCCAAGGGCGTCGGCGAAAGCCCCAATGTCGGCGGCGTGCCGGCGTTCTCCAATGCGGTCAATGACGCGTTCTCGTTCCTGGGCGCGACGCACATCCAGATGCCCCACGACTTCTGGCGTAACTGGCAGGCGGCGAAGAATTTGGGTGTGGTGGCGTAG
- a CDS encoding MoxR family ATPase — MKARDDIAQSLSACGYIADGELATAITLMQLLRRPLLLEGEAGVGKTEVAKALACVHGTELIRLQCYEGLDQSSALYEWNYQRQLLAIEAHRGQPDTIEDQIFSEKYLLERPLLAAIRRATPPVLLIDEIDRADDEFEAFLLELLSDFQVSIPELGTIKAISIPHVVLTSNGTRELSDALRRRCLYHYVDYPDVDREARIILARIDGASAQLALQIARLIDSLRKEELRKVPGVAETLDWAAALVGLDVRDLKDQPEMVHDTLMCLLKTHEDRARITREVTARLLGKVA; from the coding sequence ATGAAAGCCCGCGACGACATCGCACAATCGCTCTCCGCCTGCGGTTATATCGCCGACGGCGAGCTCGCGACTGCCATCACCTTGATGCAGCTCCTCAGGCGGCCGCTGCTGCTGGAAGGCGAGGCCGGGGTCGGCAAGACCGAGGTCGCCAAGGCGCTCGCCTGCGTGCACGGCACCGAGCTGATCCGTCTGCAATGCTATGAAGGCCTCGATCAGAGCTCCGCGCTCTACGAGTGGAACTACCAGCGCCAGCTGCTCGCGATCGAGGCGCATCGCGGCCAGCCGGACACCATCGAGGACCAGATCTTCTCCGAGAAATATCTGCTGGAGCGGCCGCTGCTTGCGGCGATCCGCCGCGCCACGCCGCCGGTGCTGCTGATCGATGAGATCGACCGCGCCGACGACGAATTCGAGGCGTTCCTGCTGGAGCTCCTGTCGGACTTCCAGGTCTCGATTCCCGAGCTCGGCACCATCAAAGCAATCAGCATCCCGCACGTGGTGCTGACCTCCAACGGCACCCGCGAATTGTCCGACGCGCTGCGCCGGCGCTGCCTCTATCACTACGTCGACTATCCCGACGTCGATCGCGAGGCCCGCATCATCCTGGCGCGGATCGACGGCGCCTCGGCGCAACTGGCCCTGCAGATCGCGCGCCTCATCGACTCCTTGCGCAAGGAGGAACTGCGCAAGGTGCCCGGCGTCGCCGAGACGCTGGACTGGGCGGCGGCACTGGTCGGGCTCGACGTGCGCGATCTCAAGGACCAGCCGGAGATGGTGCATGACACCTTGATGTGCCTGCTCAAGACCCATGAGGACCGCGCGCGGATCACGCGCGAGGTCACGGCGCGGCTGCTGGGGAAGGTCGCATGA
- a CDS encoding VWA domain-containing protein — protein MSCCGTTPDHEDMNAVARLVAGRLGAFLKTLRDNGFAVGLSEGQDAAAVMSAGYADKPGLLRSAFKHLLSARKSEWDRFDGLFDAFWLGKRVRSRSLVAGATARANSPSLKSLRDANAGQPEPHGATDQIPSDETPRDAGGEGLREGASRVESISDTDFRKLADPDQVALAHEAAARLARAMRTRLTRRDQLRRKGERLDLRRTIHRNISHGGVPIALVHRRRKHKPLRLVVLLDASGSMSPYTAVFLRFIHGVLDAFHEAEAFLFHTRLAYVSDAMKEKDAARALDRLSMMAQGAGGGTRIGESLQTFNRWHAPRVIHSRTCVMIVSDGYDTGDPALLGREMAQLSRRCRRIVWLNPMLGWDGYAPEARGIKAALPFVDLYAPAHTLSSLAALEPYLARL, from the coding sequence ATGAGCTGCTGTGGCACCACACCCGACCACGAGGACATGAACGCGGTCGCGCGGCTGGTCGCGGGACGCCTCGGTGCATTTCTCAAGACGTTGCGCGACAACGGCTTTGCGGTCGGCCTGTCGGAGGGGCAGGACGCGGCGGCCGTGATGAGTGCGGGCTATGCCGATAAGCCCGGCCTGTTGCGCTCCGCCTTCAAGCACCTGCTTTCGGCGCGCAAGAGCGAGTGGGATCGCTTCGACGGCCTGTTCGACGCGTTCTGGCTCGGCAAGCGCGTGCGCTCGCGCTCGCTGGTCGCCGGCGCGACGGCGAGAGCGAACAGCCCGTCGCTGAAGAGTCTGCGGGATGCGAATGCCGGTCAGCCGGAGCCTCACGGCGCGACCGATCAGATTCCCTCTGACGAAACCCCACGCGACGCGGGCGGCGAGGGCCTGCGCGAAGGAGCATCGCGCGTGGAGTCCATCAGCGATACCGACTTCCGCAAGCTCGCAGATCCTGACCAGGTCGCGCTGGCGCACGAGGCCGCGGCGCGGCTCGCCCGGGCGATGCGGACACGGCTGACGCGCCGCGATCAGTTGCGGCGCAAGGGCGAGCGGCTCGACCTGCGCCGCACCATCCACCGCAACATCAGCCATGGCGGCGTGCCGATTGCGCTGGTGCACCGGCGACGCAAGCACAAGCCGCTGCGGCTGGTGGTGCTGCTCGACGCCTCCGGCTCGATGAGCCCCTACACCGCGGTGTTCCTGCGCTTCATCCACGGTGTGCTCGACGCCTTTCATGAGGCCGAAGCGTTCCTGTTTCACACCCGGCTTGCCTATGTCTCGGATGCGATGAAGGAGAAGGATGCCGCGCGGGCGCTCGACCGTCTCTCGATGATGGCGCAGGGCGCCGGCGGCGGGACGCGGATCGGCGAGAGCCTGCAGACCTTCAATCGCTGGCACGCGCCGCGCGTCATTCATTCGCGGACCTGCGTGATGATCGTCTCCGACGGCTACGACACCGGTGACCCAGCCTTGCTCGGCCGCGAGATGGCGCAGCTGTCGCGCCGCTGCCGCCGCATCGTCTGGCTCAATCCGATGCTCGGCTGGGACGGCTATGCGCCGGAAGCGCGCGGCATCAAGGCCGCGCTGCCCTTCGTCGATCTCTACGCGCCCGCGCATACGTTGAGCTCGCTCGCGGCGCTGGAGCCTTATTTGGCGAGGTTGTGA
- a CDS encoding XdhC/CoxI family protein, producing the protein MTAAPELLDLAAQLKANDESFVLATVVRTVSVTAAKAGAKAIIRPDGSIVAGWIGGGCARGAVLKAAREALADGIPRMVSVQPENLLAELGVKPGETREGVRFAANMCPSKGTMDIFVEPVLPHPALVILGASPVAIALAAQARPLGYHVTLAAPASDLVTTPEADVLIDGFALDQPAGSSRFVVVSTQGKGDEAALRAALACDAAYHAFVGSRRKMDSLRDKLIRAGIDAALLDKVKAPAGLDLGAITPEEIAMSILAEITQVRRRGQRG; encoded by the coding sequence ATGACCGCTGCTCCCGAACTGCTCGATCTCGCCGCGCAACTGAAAGCCAACGACGAGAGCTTCGTGCTCGCCACCGTCGTCCGTACGGTGTCGGTGACCGCCGCGAAGGCCGGCGCCAAGGCGATCATCCGCCCCGACGGCAGCATCGTCGCGGGCTGGATCGGCGGCGGCTGCGCCCGCGGCGCGGTGCTGAAGGCGGCGCGCGAGGCGCTCGCCGACGGCATCCCGCGCATGGTCTCGGTGCAGCCTGAGAACCTGCTCGCCGAGCTCGGCGTCAAGCCGGGCGAAACCAGGGAGGGCGTGCGCTTCGCCGCCAACATGTGCCCGAGCAAGGGCACCATGGACATCTTCGTCGAGCCGGTGCTGCCGCATCCCGCGCTGGTCATCCTCGGCGCGAGCCCGGTCGCGATCGCGCTCGCGGCGCAGGCGCGGCCGCTCGGCTATCACGTGACGCTGGCGGCGCCGGCGTCCGATCTCGTCACGACACCGGAGGCCGATGTGCTGATCGATGGCTTCGCGCTGGATCAACCGGCCGGGAGCAGCCGCTTCGTCGTGGTGTCGACGCAAGGCAAGGGCGACGAGGCGGCCTTGCGCGCCGCGCTCGCCTGCGATGCGGCCTACCATGCCTTCGTCGGCAGTCGCCGCAAGATGGACAGCCTGCGCGACAAGCTGATCAGGGCCGGCATCGACGCCGCGCTGCTCGACAAGGTCAAGGCACCGGCTGGCCTCGATCTCGGCGCCATCACGCCGGAGGAGATCGCGATGTCGATTCTGGCCGAGATCACGCAGGTGCGCCGGCGCGGCCAGCGCGGCTGA
- a CDS encoding HWE histidine kinase domain-containing protein: MTSDRDASAPDRLTALLQTELLDSPPEPGFDRVTRLTSRLLQAPAAIIALVDRDRQFFKSSVGLCEPWASLRETPLSHSFCQHVVTSAQPLVISDANEHPLVKDNLAVPVFGVIAYLGVPLRLPSGEVIGALCAIDHEPRPWSDDDIAQLTELSEIVMDEIALRTENARRRTIEQHHRVLVHELNHRVKNTLALVDSVIALSIRADSALAAFGEVLRGRIAALTRSHALALDRGREAIALDELVCAELAPLQGDRVTVDGPGVPLPPGVALYLSMGLHELVTNAVKYGALSNDAGGVTLSWTHADGRLKLSWEENGGPQVSPPASNGFGSLLFERILGAALKGEVTRDFAPDGLRVSFDLPLAP, encoded by the coding sequence ATGACGTCCGATCGCGACGCCTCCGCGCCAGACCGATTGACTGCCCTGTTGCAGACCGAGCTGCTCGACTCGCCGCCGGAGCCGGGCTTCGATCGCGTCACCCGCTTGACCTCGCGGCTGCTGCAGGCTCCGGCGGCGATCATCGCGCTGGTCGATCGCGACCGGCAGTTCTTCAAGAGCTCGGTCGGCCTGTGCGAGCCGTGGGCGTCGCTGCGCGAGACGCCGCTCAGCCACTCCTTCTGCCAGCACGTCGTGACCTCGGCGCAGCCGCTGGTGATCAGCGACGCCAACGAGCATCCGCTGGTGAAGGACAATCTCGCGGTGCCGGTTTTCGGCGTGATCGCCTATCTCGGCGTCCCCCTGCGGCTGCCGAGCGGCGAGGTGATCGGCGCGCTCTGCGCCATCGATCACGAGCCGCGGCCGTGGAGCGACGACGACATCGCCCAGCTCACCGAGCTCAGCGAGATCGTGATGGACGAGATCGCGCTGCGCACCGAGAATGCACGGCGGCGCACGATCGAGCAGCACCATCGCGTGCTCGTCCATGAGCTCAATCACCGTGTCAAGAACACGCTGGCGCTGGTCGACAGCGTGATCGCGCTCAGCATCCGCGCCGATTCGGCGCTGGCCGCGTTCGGCGAGGTGCTGCGCGGCCGCATTGCCGCGCTGACCCGTAGCCACGCGCTGGCGCTGGATCGCGGCCGCGAGGCGATCGCGCTCGATGAGCTGGTCTGCGCCGAACTGGCGCCGCTGCAAGGCGACCGTGTCACGGTCGACGGTCCTGGCGTGCCGCTTCCGCCGGGCGTCGCGCTGTATCTGTCGATGGGGCTGCACGAGCTCGTCACCAACGCGGTGAAATACGGCGCGCTGTCGAACGATGCAGGAGGGGTGACGCTGAGCTGGACCCATGCCGACGGACGGCTCAAGCTGTCCTGGGAGGAGAACGGCGGGCCGCAGGTCTCACCACCTGCGAGCAACGGCTTCGGCTCGCTGCTGTTCGAGCGCATTCTCGGCGCGGCCCTGAAAGGCGAGGTCACGCGCGACTTCGCGCCGGATGGGCTCAGGGTCTCGTTCGACCTGCCGCTCGCGCCATGA
- a CDS encoding carbohydrate ABC transporter permease, with protein sequence MSAQTILGRLGLALGVFLIVSPAILFFLWMISLSVKYEVDNAAYPPVFWPEHFAWKNYADVLSSNRFFTYFKNSLVVTGGATALAMLVGVPAGYGIARMAAHKSAIVILIARITPGLSYLIPLFLLFQWLGLLGTLWPQIIIHLVVTVPIVIWIMIGYFETTPIELEEAARIDGATRWQVFRHVALPVAKPGLAVAFILAVIFSWNNFVFGIVLAGRETRTLPVAVYNMISFDQLSWGPLAAAALIVTLPVLLLTVFAQRQIVAGLTAGAVKGG encoded by the coding sequence ATGAGCGCGCAGACCATCCTCGGCCGGCTCGGGCTCGCGCTCGGCGTCTTCCTCATCGTCTCGCCGGCGATCCTGTTCTTCCTCTGGATGATCTCGCTGTCGGTGAAGTACGAGGTCGACAACGCCGCGTATCCGCCGGTGTTCTGGCCGGAGCATTTCGCCTGGAAGAACTATGCCGACGTGCTGTCGTCCAACCGCTTCTTCACCTACTTCAAGAACAGCCTGGTGGTGACCGGCGGCGCGACGGCGCTCGCGATGCTGGTCGGCGTGCCCGCCGGCTACGGCATCGCCCGCATGGCCGCGCACAAGTCCGCGATCGTGATCCTGATCGCGCGCATCACGCCGGGCCTGTCCTATCTGATCCCGCTGTTCCTCTTGTTCCAGTGGCTCGGCCTGCTCGGCACGCTATGGCCGCAGATCATCATCCATCTCGTCGTCACCGTGCCGATCGTGATCTGGATCATGATCGGCTATTTCGAGACCACGCCGATCGAGCTCGAAGAAGCCGCGCGTATCGATGGCGCGACACGCTGGCAGGTTTTCCGTCACGTGGCATTGCCGGTGGCGAAGCCCGGCCTCGCCGTCGCCTTCATCCTCGCGGTGATCTTCTCCTGGAATAATTTCGTGTTCGGCATCGTGCTGGCCGGACGCGAGACCCGCACCTTGCCGGTCGCGGTCTACAACATGATCTCGTTCGATCAGCTCTCTTGGGGGCCGCTCGCGGCGGCCGCGCTGATCGTGACCCTGCCGGTGCTGCTGCTGACCGTGTTCGCGCAGCGGCAGATCGTGGCCGGCCTGACGGCGGGTGCGGTCAAGGGGGGCTGA
- a CDS encoding sugar ABC transporter permease — MSTIVEQAGAAAEAAAPERALRPPSYWPFVIPALVTVLAVIIFPWLFTIWMSFQEWKVGSPTTFVGLSNYLRLPADPRFVESVGHTLSYTALSVLLPLVLGTFAAVIFHARFPGRGLLRALFIMPMMATPVAIALVWTMMFHPQLGILNYLLSLVGLPPQLWVFHPGTVIPSLVLVETWQWTPLVMLIVLGGIASLPTEPYESAQIDGASTWQMFRYITLPLIMPFLFIAAMIRAIDAIKSFDIIFAITQGGPGSASETINLYLYSVAFVYYDLGYASAIAVVFFALIIALTALLLVLRRRAQWNALGSDT, encoded by the coding sequence GTGAGCACGATCGTCGAACAGGCCGGCGCGGCAGCGGAGGCGGCTGCGCCGGAACGTGCGCTGCGGCCGCCGTCGTACTGGCCGTTCGTCATCCCGGCGCTGGTCACCGTGCTGGCGGTGATCATCTTCCCCTGGCTGTTCACGATCTGGATGAGCTTCCAGGAGTGGAAGGTCGGTTCGCCAACGACATTCGTCGGGCTGTCGAACTATCTCAGGCTGCCGGCCGATCCCCGCTTCGTCGAGTCGGTCGGGCACACGCTGTCCTATACGGCTCTATCGGTGCTGCTGCCGCTGGTGCTCGGCACCTTCGCGGCGGTGATCTTCCATGCCCGCTTCCCCGGCCGGGGACTGCTGCGGGCGCTGTTCATCATGCCGATGATGGCGACGCCGGTGGCGATCGCCCTGGTGTGGACGATGATGTTCCATCCGCAGCTCGGCATCCTCAACTACCTGCTGTCGCTGGTCGGCCTGCCGCCGCAGCTCTGGGTATTCCATCCGGGTACGGTGATCCCCTCGCTGGTGCTGGTCGAGACCTGGCAGTGGACGCCGCTGGTGATGCTGATCGTGCTCGGCGGCATCGCCTCGCTGCCGACGGAGCCGTACGAGAGCGCACAGATCGACGGCGCCAGCACCTGGCAGATGTTCCGCTACATCACCCTGCCCTTGATCATGCCGTTCCTGTTCATCGCCGCGATGATCCGCGCCATCGACGCGATCAAGAGCTTCGACATCATCTTCGCGATCACCCAAGGCGGGCCCGGCTCGGCGTCGGAGACCATCAACCTCTATCTCTACAGCGTCGCCTTCGTCTATTACGACCTCGGCTATGCGTCGGCGATCGCGGTGGTGTTCTTCGCGCTGATCATCGCGCTGACTGCGCTCTTGCTGGTGCTGCGCCGCCGCGCGCAGTGGAATGCGCTGGGGAGCGACACATGA
- a CDS encoding sugar ABC transporter substrate-binding protein: MTAITRRNMLAGTAAAGALALTGQPAWSEPQWKKYAGTKLEVILAKGPRGDNLQKNIKEFTALTGIEVESEQIPEQQQRQKVVIELSSGKPSFDVVHLSYHVQKRQFEKAGWLADITDFMKDPNLTAPDLVQSDFSAAGLTYASNDKGRMFSLPWSVDYFILYYNKELFAKKGVEVPKTLDEMVTAAQKLTDAKDGTFGFVGRGLRNANMTLWTNFFLNYGGEFLDAKGNILTDGPEAIEATKLYQKLLTTCAPPGVAGFNWMESMASFTQGRSAMWIDGVGWAPPLEDPNASRVVGKVGYTVVPAGPRGQYSATYGDGIGIAAASKNKEAAWLLCQWLVSKPQGARLVQAGGGVPFRNSVLNDPGVQGGVKMPKEWLQSAIDSGKISKLGLPVIIPVAEFRDLVGAALTATLSGADPATELKKAHEQFRPILERSEKA, translated from the coding sequence ATGACCGCGATCACGCGCCGCAACATGCTTGCAGGCACGGCAGCAGCAGGCGCGCTGGCGCTCACCGGCCAGCCTGCCTGGTCCGAGCCGCAGTGGAAGAAATATGCCGGCACCAAGCTCGAGGTGATCCTGGCCAAGGGCCCGCGCGGCGACAATCTGCAGAAGAACATCAAGGAATTCACCGCGCTGACCGGCATCGAGGTGGAATCCGAGCAGATCCCGGAGCAGCAGCAGCGGCAGAAGGTCGTGATCGAGCTGTCGTCGGGCAAGCCGAGCTTCGACGTCGTCCATCTCAGCTATCACGTGCAGAAGCGGCAGTTCGAGAAGGCCGGCTGGCTCGCCGACATCACCGACTTCATGAAGGATCCTAACCTCACGGCGCCGGACCTCGTGCAGAGCGATTTCTCCGCCGCCGGCCTGACTTACGCCAGCAACGACAAGGGCCGGATGTTCTCGCTGCCATGGTCGGTCGACTACTTCATCCTCTACTACAACAAGGAGCTGTTCGCGAAGAAGGGCGTCGAAGTGCCGAAGACGCTCGACGAGATGGTCACGGCGGCGCAGAAGCTGACCGATGCCAAGGACGGCACGTTCGGATTTGTCGGACGCGGCCTGCGCAACGCCAACATGACCCTGTGGACGAACTTCTTCCTCAACTATGGCGGCGAGTTCCTGGACGCCAAGGGCAACATCCTGACCGACGGCCCCGAGGCAATCGAGGCCACCAAGCTGTATCAGAAGCTGCTGACGACCTGCGCGCCTCCGGGCGTGGCCGGCTTCAACTGGATGGAGTCGATGGCCTCGTTCACGCAAGGCCGCTCGGCGATGTGGATCGACGGCGTCGGCTGGGCGCCGCCGCTGGAGGATCCCAACGCCTCGCGCGTGGTCGGCAAGGTCGGCTACACCGTGGTGCCCGCAGGACCGAGGGGGCAGTACTCGGCGACCTATGGCGACGGCATCGGCATTGCGGCCGCGAGCAAGAACAAGGAAGCCGCTTGGCTGCTGTGCCAGTGGCTGGTGTCGAAGCCGCAGGGCGCCCGCCTGGTGCAGGCCGGCGGCGGCGTGCCGTTCCGCAACTCGGTGCTCAACGACCCCGGGGTCCAGGGCGGCGTGAAGATGCCGAAGGAGTGGCTGCAGTCGGCGATCGACTCCGGCAAGATCTCCAAGCTCGGCCTGCCCGTGATCATCCCGGTCGCCGAATTCCGCGATCTCGTCGGTGCGGCGCTGACCGCGACGCTGTCGGGCGCCGATCCCGCCACCGAGCTGAAGAAGGCGCACGAACAGTTCCGCCCCATCCTGGAGCGCAGCGAGAAAGCGTGA
- a CDS encoding benzoate/H(+) symporter BenE family transporter, which yields MFSAIERPAGPPPSLGQISSDFGPLYASHGFIGWLFAITGPVAIILSVGANGGLSQAEIASWIFGVFFINGLITLLLSWRYHEPLVLFWTIPGTVLVGQSLTHLSFPQVVGAFYGTALLMLVLGLTGWVKRAMQLVPMPIVMGMVAGVFLRFGLDLVRAVFADFAIAGPMVVLWLLLTALPALGRRCPPIIGALVIGTLAALLFGKYDQNASLQIALIHPVIPTPSWSLAAMIELIVPLAVTVLVVQNGQGFAVLTAAGHKPPVNLVTVACGLGSVLSAVVGGVSTCLTGPTNAIVVSGGERKRHYTAAMVVGVLALGFGLLAPTFTTLLLIAPKSLITALAGLAMLRVLQTAFVTAFKTRFSLGALIAFLVTVADVPLLNIGAAFWGLVAGFALSWLLERADFAAEADT from the coding sequence ATGTTCAGCGCCATCGAACGTCCCGCCGGACCGCCGCCCAGCCTCGGCCAGATCTCCAGTGACTTCGGTCCGCTCTACGCCTCGCACGGCTTCATCGGCTGGCTGTTCGCGATCACCGGACCGGTCGCCATCATCCTGTCGGTCGGCGCCAATGGCGGGCTGTCGCAGGCGGAGATCGCGTCGTGGATCTTCGGCGTGTTCTTCATCAACGGCCTGATCACACTGCTGCTGTCGTGGCGCTATCACGAGCCACTGGTGCTGTTCTGGACCATTCCGGGCACCGTCCTGGTCGGCCAGTCGCTGACGCATCTCAGCTTCCCGCAGGTGGTCGGCGCGTTCTACGGTACGGCGCTGTTGATGCTGGTGCTCGGGCTCACCGGCTGGGTCAAGCGCGCGATGCAGCTGGTGCCGATGCCGATCGTGATGGGCATGGTCGCCGGCGTATTCCTGCGCTTCGGCCTCGATCTCGTCCGCGCCGTGTTCGCCGACTTTGCCATCGCCGGGCCGATGGTCGTGCTCTGGCTGCTGCTGACCGCACTCCCTGCGCTGGGCCGGCGCTGCCCGCCAATCATCGGCGCGCTCGTCATCGGCACGCTCGCGGCTCTCCTGTTCGGCAAGTATGATCAGAATGCGTCGCTGCAGATCGCGCTGATCCATCCGGTGATCCCGACGCCATCCTGGTCGCTCGCGGCCATGATCGAGCTGATCGTGCCGCTCGCGGTCACCGTGCTGGTGGTGCAGAACGGCCAGGGCTTTGCGGTGCTGACCGCCGCCGGTCACAAGCCGCCGGTCAATCTCGTCACCGTGGCCTGCGGCCTCGGCTCGGTGCTATCAGCTGTCGTCGGCGGCGTCTCGACCTGCCTGACCGGACCGACCAACGCGATCGTCGTCTCCGGCGGCGAGCGCAAGCGCCACTATACCGCGGCGATGGTGGTGGGCGTGCTTGCGCTCGGCTTCGGCCTGCTGGCGCCGACCTTCACCACGCTGCTGCTGATCGCGCCGAAATCATTGATCACCGCGCTGGCGGGCCTCGCCATGCTGCGCGTGCTGCAAACGGCGTTCGTGACCGCGTTCAAGACGCGGTTCTCGTTGGGCGCACTGATCGCCTTTCTCGTCACGGTGGCCGACGTGCCGCTGCTCAATATCGGCGCCGCGTTCTGGGGACTCGTCGCCGGCTTCGCGCTGTCGTGGCTGCTGGAGCGCGCGGATTTCGCGGCCGAGGCCGATACGTGA